In Syntrophorhabdaceae bacterium, the genomic stretch ATCTATTCTCCCGGCCTGCTTTTCTCCAGGATCTTAAGAAGGGCGGCTTTCAGATTACCGGGTTGTCTCACTACGATTTCCGTGTGCCTTTTGCGGATATTCTCCTGCCTAAAATGTCAGTCAAGCTGAGTTCGTTCATGCATGAAAGGCGGACTTTACGATTCTTGAGACATTTTGCCCACGGTCTACTCATCACCTGTCGTAAGGTCGAATGCTCTTAACCGTTCTTGAATTGATCATCGGAGGGTAGGGCGCCATGGAAACGTTATTTGGCATTTTGATTTTTTTGTCCATCTATTCTTATCTCGTTTACCCCCTCATTCTGTTGATTATCTCATTTAAGAAAAAACCGTGGCACCGTGGTGAAACAAAGCCCTTTGTCTCAATGGTTTTCTCGGCATTCAACGAGGAAAAGGTGATCGAGGAGAAGATGCGTAATAGCCTGGCCCTTATATACCCAAAGGAGTTATTCGAAATTATAGTCACTTCGGACGGGTCGACGGATCGAACAAACGATATTCTGGCCGCTTTCGAACATCCCGGAGTTGTGTGCAGGCTCTATCCACATAAATCGGGCAAAACCGCATGTCTGAACAGGGTCCTTCCTGAGGCAAGAGGGGAGATCATCCTTTTCACCGACGCCAACTCCATGTTTCCATCCGATATGCTTGCCAAGCTTGTGACCCATTTTGCCGGTCCGGAAATAGGGATGGTTACGGGGTGGACCAAATACAGGTGCGCCACGGGCGAAGAGGAGGGGGTCGGTCTTTATGCGCGGATGGAAAGGTGGACTAAAGAGCGGGAAAGCAGAATCGCCTCCTGCGTGGGTGCCGACGGAGCAGTGTTTGCCATGCGCAAGTCTTTGTTTCGTCCCTTGAGCGAGTACGACATAAATGATTTTGTCATGCCCATGAAGGTCATCGAGCAGGGAAAGAGAGTAGTCCTGGACCCGGAAATCTTCTGTTTCGAGGAATCAACCGGAGCGGCTGACGGCGAATACCATCGCCAGGTCCGGATAAGTACCCGTACCCTTGGGGCGCTTATCCGGAACATACGATTGTTGAACCCATTCAAGTATGGCATTTTCTCTTTCTTCCTGATGTCCCATAAACTGATGAGATTCCTGATCCCCTTCCTGCTGTTAGGCACTTTCAGCGTGAACATCCTGTTGCTCGGCCATTCCTACTATTTTATCCTGGTTTTTTTAATGCAAACTCTTTTTTTTGCTATGGGTTTGCTCAGTATTTTCGGATTTCATGAAGGGAGATTGGGGGATTATATCAAACTCTTTCTGATTACCTCTGCTGCTCAACTTGTCGGTTGGCTCCGGATGTTGACAGGAACAACGGACACGGTGTGGAGAACTCAACGATAGCCATTTCAAAAGAGAAGGCACATCGTTCAGCCTCCCGCCTTTGGATCGATTGCTCGGTTCAGATACGACCAGAGTACACCCGATAAGGCCCATATCAGTGTCTGAGCTTCGTCAGGTCTCAAAAAAAAGATAGAGGGGTTACCTTCATCTTTTTCCACCTTCACGTATATCGTCTGGTTCTCCGGCCAATCGGCTCCTGTGACAAAGCCTGCTGATATAGTACAAAAATTCTCGTTTTTTTGCTGTATTATCTCAGTATAGGTTAATCCATCTTTCTCATAAACGATGTTGCGACTTTGTATTATAAATGGTTCCACCAACTTCCCCTTTTCTCTTTGATTAGTTTCATTAACTATCGATCTCGATAGTTTGAGCCGTTTTCAGGTGCCGCCGTTAACTGCCGCATTAATTCCTCTTTCGGTCCTTCACGTGGGGAAGAGTATGATATTCTTATTCCTCATCCTCCAGTCGCACCTGCAAGCTACGGGCGTTGTCTATTTTAGGGTAATGCCTGCCTCACGATTTTGCAGATAAGGGCAGGCATTACCCCTTTGTTTACTCCTACTGCCACACCATCCACGCTTCAACGGATGGTGTGGATATCGCATTTCCGATCTATCTTGTCACATACAAAGTGGCTTCTTTGCTTACCGAACCATATGCGGCGGTGATAACCACGGAGGTGTTGTAGTAAGGGGTACTGGTGGTTATCGTAAAGCTCGCGCTGGTACTACCCGCAGGCACTCTCACGCTCGCCGGGACTACGCCCGCCCAGACAGAGCTTTTGAGAGAGACTGCCGCTCCTCCGCTCGGCGCCGCAGCGCTGAGTACTACCGTGCCCCTCGAACTCACGCCACCCTTGACGGAGGCAGGGTAGATCGTTAATGATGCCAGACGTGTGGTAGATGTGGTAGAGGAGGCGAAGCTTGCCCCTATGGTATGGGTTGCCGTCACGTTGGTGAAGGTATAGGTCGATACCGCCCCTACCGATGCGCCGTCCACGGTCACGTTGCTGATCCTGTACCCGCTGTTAGGGGTGATCGTGAATGTCTGACTCGCGCCTCTGTTTACCGTTGCGCCCGCAGGGGATATGGCGCCGCCTGCGCCCGCGGAAGCGGTAATCCTATACGTTGTCGTGCCACTGGTACCGCTCTGAGTGCAGGAGAAGGTATTGCTCGCGATCGTTATGGCTGCCGATCTCGACGTAGTCGCCGTATTTGCGGCGATGGAGTATGCGACGGTTCCATTTCCGGTGCCGCTCGCTCCGGAGGTTATGGTGATCCAGGGGGTGCCGTTTGTTACGGACCAGGCGCAGCCGGTCTGGGTCGTCACCGCTACGCTTCCCGTGCCGCCCGCGGCGGCAATGGAGCTACTGGTGGGCGAAATAGAGAAGGTGCACGGTGTCTTATAGGATACTTCCGATGAGTAGCCGCTTTCGGCACCCGATGAATTATAGGCGGTCAATGCGAAGTAGTAGGTGGTACCGGCTGCGAGATTCGCAACGGTGTAGGTCGTTGCGGTCCCGGCATTCACATTTGAAGAATAGGATCTGCTCTGGGATCCGTAGTAGACCTTGTAGCCTGACGCATTGGATACGGAATTCCATTTTGCCGTTGCCTGTGCTGCGTGTGCGCTTCCCTGGGTAAGATAAAGAGAAGAGCCGAAAATGAGACACCAGGTTAGGGCGAGAAGAATCGGGTAAAGACGCGCACTTCTTTTGACTGTTGCATGATTAAGCCACACATAGACCTCCAGGTTTGAATTATTTGACCGGGAACACCACGCAGGAGATGCCTTTCGTGCCTGGTCTTCCGGGCGTTCTTTCCGGTGTTGCACGGAATAAGGCCGGCGGTGTCTCCCAGCGGCCCGTGTACCGGCTGACCGGATATAGACTTGTGTATCGTGAAGAGATCTTCCCCCAATCCGCTGCAGTCATCGCCGCCCCATTCCTCCCCGTAATGTTCCATTGATCGATACGCGATGAGGAGTTGAAGAGACGGCCTTTGAGTGAGAAATGAGCTGTGGTGGGCGGAGCTGTGCCCATCCTGTTCAGGAAATGGGATAGCTCTGTAAAGGCGATTTCCGGCCATCCCGTCTGGTAGGCAAGTTTCATGCCTCTGGTCTTCTACTGAGGTAAATGGGGGTAATAATTAAGTATTAATTACTGAGGAAGAATGGAAGGGAATTAAAAGTGAATGGTTTTTACTATCAGAAGAAAATCGGGCGCGTCTGATGGTGCAGACGCTTTTTGCCGGACGAAAGGGATAATCCGGTAAATAATGGGATTAAAAGACATAGGGCAGGGTGAAATGTCGGATGAGGGTAAAGCCTCCGCGATCAACTGACCTTATTCTTTTGAAGGTTTAAAATCTGCAGGATTGATGTGATGTTTCTTCAACAGGGTATAAAAGTCCCCCCTGTATTTTCCAGCACTTTTCGCCGCCTCCGTAACATTTCCCTTGCATGTCTCAAGAAGGTAGATAAGGTAGCTCTTTTCGAACGCGTCCTTTGCCACACTAAGCGGCCGTACCGGCTCCTGGGAAACTACCCCTTTTGTCTGAAGGATCAGGTCTTCCGTGATAAATTCCTTGTCCGTCATCGCGGCGGCATATTCTATGATGTTTTCAAGCTCACGCACATTGCCGGGCCAATCATGGAACATGAGCTTCTGCATCGCCTGGGGCGTCAGCCCCTTGATATCTTTTTTCATTTGAACCCTGGTTTTTTCGATGAAGCGCTCGACCAGGGGTGGGATATCCTCTTTCCTGTCCCGCAGCGGCGGGAGCACTATTGGGATGACATGGATTCTGTAATAAAGATCTTCACGAAAGGTCCCCTTTTTTACCTCCTCTTCCAGATTTTTGTTGGTCGCGGTCACAATTCTTACATCGACCTCGACCAGCCTCTCGCTTCCCACCGGTCGAAACCGCCGTTCCTCTATCACACGAAGGATCTTGGCCTGGATCGAAAGAGGCATATCTCCAATTTCATCGAGGAATATAGTGCCGCCGTGAGCTTGCTGGAAGAGGCCCTTCGCCTCCTTTATCGCGCCGCTGAAGGCCCCTTTTTCGTGGCCGAAGAGATTGCTTTCAAGTAAGGCTTCAGGAAGGGCGGCACAATTGATGGCCACAAAAGGTTTGTCTTTTCTCTCGCTTGCGAGATGAATCGTGGTGGCGATCAAATCCTTTCCCGTGCCGCTTTCGCCAAGGAGAAGGACCGTCGCATCCATTTTGGCTATCCGGCCGATTGCCTCCAATACCTGGCGCATTTTGTCGCTTCTCGCAATGATTCCCGCGAAATCGGTCTTTATTTTGAGCAGCCCCTTGAGCCGCTCGATTTCGGTGGAGAGACGGGTATTCTCAATTGCCTTCTGAATCTCGAAGAAAAGAACTTCGGGCTCGTAGGGCTTGGTGAGATAGCCGAAGGCGCCTTCTCTCATTGCTTTTACCGTGTTTTCGATGCTGCCGTACCCGGTGAGGATAATAACGGGTATGCCTGGGATAGTAAGATGGATTTCCTTCATCAAAGTTATGC encodes the following:
- a CDS encoding sigma-54 dependent transcriptional regulator, which gives rise to MAVGKILVVDDEKNIAELIAMGLEAAGYEVTTAADGVGAIAKAREQVFDAAVVDLQLRDTDGITLMKEIHLTIPGIPVIILTGYGSIENTVKAMREGAFGYLTKPYEPEVLFFEIQKAIENTRLSTEIERLKGLLKIKTDFAGIIARSDKMRQVLEAIGRIAKMDATVLLLGESGTGKDLIATTIHLASERKDKPFVAINCAALPEALLESNLFGHEKGAFSGAIKEAKGLFQQAHGGTIFLDEIGDMPLSIQAKILRVIEERRFRPVGSERLVEVDVRIVTATNKNLEEEVKKGTFREDLYYRIHVIPIVLPPLRDRKEDIPPLVERFIEKTRVQMKKDIKGLTPQAMQKLMFHDWPGNVRELENIIEYAAAMTDKEFITEDLILQTKGVVSQEPVRPLSVAKDAFEKSYLIYLLETCKGNVTEAAKSAGKYRGDFYTLLKKHHINPADFKPSKE
- a CDS encoding fibronectin type III domain-containing protein, which gives rise to MWLNHATVKRSARLYPILLALTWCLIFGSSLYLTQGSAHAAQATAKWNSVSNASGYKVYYGSQSRSYSSNVNAGTATTYTVANLAAGTTYYFALTAYNSSGAESGYSSEVSYKTPCTFSISPTSSSIAAAGGTGSVAVTTQTGCAWSVTNGTPWITITSGASGTGNGTVAYSIAANTATTSRSAAITIASNTFSCTQSGTSGTTTYRITASAGAGGAISPAGATVNRGASQTFTITPNSGYRISNVTVDGASVGAVSTYTFTNVTATHTIGASFASSTTSTTRLASLTIYPASVKGGVSSRGTVVLSAAAPSGGAAVSLKSSVWAGVVPASVRVPAGSTSASFTITTSTPYYNTSVVITAAYGSVSKEATLYVTR
- a CDS encoding glycosyltransferase family 2 protein produces the protein METLFGILIFLSIYSYLVYPLILLIISFKKKPWHRGETKPFVSMVFSAFNEEKVIEEKMRNSLALIYPKELFEIIVTSDGSTDRTNDILAAFEHPGVVCRLYPHKSGKTACLNRVLPEARGEIILFTDANSMFPSDMLAKLVTHFAGPEIGMVTGWTKYRCATGEEEGVGLYARMERWTKERESRIASCVGADGAVFAMRKSLFRPLSEYDINDFVMPMKVIEQGKRVVLDPEIFCFEESTGAADGEYHRQVRISTRTLGALIRNIRLLNPFKYGIFSFFLMSHKLMRFLIPFLLLGTFSVNILLLGHSYYFILVFLMQTLFFAMGLLSIFGFHEGRLGDYIKLFLITSAAQLVGWLRMLTGTTDTVWRTQR